One Vibrio penaeicida DNA segment encodes these proteins:
- a CDS encoding NUDIX hydrolase, which translates to MIHFRQGQSRFNFRSAAIIIDEGYILLHTSKNDDFWSLPGGRVEFFEHSDDTLVREIKEETGLKAAVQRHLWYIENFFEYDGSKYHEISNCFLMNLDTPQAIPKDKEFSGVEEGSPLIFKWFPIEDAKQLTIYPEFLKERLSDLPNHLEFIKEDKLQK; encoded by the coding sequence ATGATTCATTTTCGACAAGGACAGTCCCGATTCAACTTCAGGAGTGCAGCTATCATTATTGATGAAGGGTATATCCTTCTGCATACCAGCAAGAACGACGATTTTTGGTCTTTACCCGGTGGTAGGGTCGAATTTTTTGAACACTCTGACGACACCCTTGTTAGGGAAATCAAAGAGGAAACGGGTCTCAAAGCCGCAGTACAAAGGCACCTGTGGTACATCGAAAATTTCTTCGAATACGACGGAAGTAAATACCACGAAATATCCAACTGCTTTCTCATGAACTTGGACACACCGCAAGCAATACCCAAAGATAAAGAGTTCTCTGGCGTTGAGGAAGGCAGCCCATTAATTTTCAAATGGTTTCCAATAGAAGATGCCAAACAGCTCACTATCTACCCAGAGTTTCTGAAAGAACGCTTGAGTGACCTTCCAAATCACTTAGAGTTCATCAAAGAAGATAAACTACAAAAGTGA
- a CDS encoding PQQ-dependent sugar dehydrogenase, which produces MFGKTNLLMLFLVATMSSHSFAQTSYSLEKIGEVKGVPWGLTFVDDNLAFVTTREGNGYLLNVKTSDLTRVSGLPDVYARGQGGLMDVAISPQNLESGNSAITNKNGKQLYFTYSKPVKGGSATALATAKLVGATLKDWKDLIVTQSITDTSRHYGSRIAFDDNGHLFFSIGDRGERPNGQDLTTHAGSILRLTLDGAPPASNPDIGGHALPEIWSYGHRNPQGLFFDKQSQQLWSVEHGPRGGDEINLILKGKNYGWPITSHGKEYWGPISVGESEEKAGIESPKKVYVPSIAPSSLVFYRGKHYPELNGKILIGALKLTHINVVDPQSFAETRLFADLGERIRSIAISPIEHLYFGTDNGNIFQISTAKIE; this is translated from the coding sequence ATGTTTGGAAAAACCAATTTACTTATGTTGTTTTTGGTGGCGACGATGAGCTCTCACTCCTTTGCTCAAACCTCTTATTCTCTTGAGAAAATAGGTGAAGTAAAAGGTGTGCCTTGGGGGCTGACTTTTGTCGACGACAATTTAGCGTTTGTGACAACCCGTGAAGGGAATGGCTATCTATTGAATGTTAAAACGAGCGACTTAACCCGTGTATCTGGGCTACCCGACGTTTATGCGCGGGGACAAGGGGGATTAATGGATGTCGCAATTTCCCCACAAAACCTTGAGTCAGGTAACTCGGCTATAACGAACAAGAATGGCAAACAGCTCTATTTCACCTACAGCAAACCAGTTAAAGGAGGCTCAGCCACTGCGTTGGCAACCGCAAAGTTGGTGGGTGCAACTCTAAAGGATTGGAAAGACCTTATCGTCACCCAATCAATCACTGACACAAGCCGTCACTATGGGAGCAGAATCGCGTTTGATGATAATGGGCACCTTTTCTTCAGTATCGGAGATCGAGGTGAAAGACCCAATGGTCAGGATTTGACGACACATGCGGGTTCCATACTTCGATTAACCCTCGATGGAGCACCACCAGCCAGTAACCCAGATATAGGGGGACATGCACTTCCAGAGATTTGGAGCTACGGTCACCGTAACCCTCAAGGCCTATTTTTTGATAAACAATCTCAGCAACTTTGGTCGGTCGAGCATGGACCTCGCGGCGGAGATGAAATCAACCTCATTTTGAAAGGCAAAAACTACGGTTGGCCTATCACCTCTCATGGAAAAGAGTATTGGGGACCAATTTCTGTCGGTGAGTCTGAAGAAAAAGCCGGAATAGAGTCACCGAAGAAAGTTTATGTGCCTTCGATTGCGCCGAGTAGCTTAGTGTTTTATCGCGGAAAGCATTACCCAGAGCTCAACGGAAAAATTCTTATCGGTGCTTTGAAGCTGACTCACATAAACGTCGTCGACCCACAGTCGTTTGCTGAAACTCGATTGTTTGCCGATCTCGGTGAGCGAATCCGCTCAATAGCGATATCACCGATCGAACACCTTTACTTCGGTACAGATAATGGAAACATCTTCCAAATTTCAACAGCTAAAATTGAATAG
- a CDS encoding efflux RND transporter permease subunit, with protein MKVEQNLLTRLLRSPISHTPWVLLITTVLLIAAIIGGKNLYFRGEYNIFFDGSNPQLQAFEEIQATFNKTDNLAIVLAPDDGNVFSKETLGLVKALTEDAWQVPFSSRVDSLSNYQHTEAFEDDLLVEDLLFEDYELTPERINKIKEIALSEPVLVKSAVSENGHVTIVNVTLQLPKKDETAELIEVVAFADELIAKYEAQYPNVDFYKAGIVALNDAFMVSAQKDSSTLVPAMLGAILVFLTIMLRSFLSVVATLVVIIGSVAATMGLSGWAGMFLSTATVNIPTLVLTLAVADCVHVIATMRQSMLEGKSKNEAISHSVWLNFTPILITSVTTALGFLMMNMSDSPVLRDFGNLAALGVMIACVLSVTLLPALLKVLPIKVKPQEEGKTSCMDRFGSFVVNQRKILLPLSVVVIVVSAVLIPQNEINDESVKYFDHTSEFRQAADFMEANVSGMTNINIAIKTGESQGIAAPAFLETLGSFTDWLRAQPETDHVASLADVYKRLNKNMHGDDAFYYTLPQDRELAAQYLLMYEMSLPYGLDLNNQVNVDKSSVKLVLTTQNLGSKELVDIENRIYNWFATNAPQYEISASSPTLMFAHIGETNMASMLATLPITLILISALMIFALRSVRLGVISIVPNMAPAVIGFGMWALYSGEINLGLSVVVTLTLGIVVDDAVHFLSKYQRARKEGKDAEQAVRYAFNTVGRALGITTVVLVVGFSILAMSSFRLNSDMGQLSALVIFLALVVDFLFLPTLLMLFDKDKVEEEKTERTVSLNKPGTVSQ; from the coding sequence ATGAAAGTTGAACAAAACCTTCTAACTCGGTTATTAAGAAGCCCTATTAGCCATACGCCATGGGTTCTACTGATAACCACCGTCTTATTGATTGCAGCTATTATAGGCGGTAAAAATCTTTATTTCCGTGGCGAGTACAACATTTTCTTTGATGGTAGTAACCCACAACTTCAGGCTTTTGAAGAAATTCAAGCCACATTCAATAAAACCGACAATCTCGCGATTGTTCTTGCCCCTGATGATGGAAATGTCTTTAGCAAAGAGACCTTAGGGTTAGTTAAAGCGCTGACTGAAGACGCATGGCAAGTTCCTTTCTCAAGCCGCGTGGATTCACTTTCAAATTATCAACATACCGAAGCGTTTGAAGACGACCTCTTGGTGGAAGATCTTCTGTTCGAAGATTATGAACTAACACCAGAAAGAATTAATAAAATTAAAGAGATAGCACTTTCAGAGCCAGTTCTCGTAAAGTCTGCTGTTTCAGAGAATGGTCACGTAACGATTGTTAACGTAACGCTTCAACTGCCTAAAAAAGATGAAACAGCAGAGCTTATTGAAGTGGTGGCATTTGCAGACGAGTTAATTGCAAAATATGAAGCCCAATATCCAAATGTAGACTTCTACAAAGCAGGGATTGTGGCACTGAATGATGCCTTTATGGTCTCTGCTCAGAAAGACAGTTCAACCCTTGTACCTGCAATGCTGGGTGCCATCTTGGTTTTCTTGACCATCATGTTACGTTCATTCTTAAGCGTTGTTGCAACTCTCGTCGTTATCATCGGCTCTGTCGCCGCAACCATGGGGTTATCAGGTTGGGCGGGTATGTTCCTTAGCACTGCTACCGTCAATATTCCTACGTTGGTTTTGACATTAGCCGTTGCGGATTGTGTTCACGTTATTGCAACCATGCGCCAGTCCATGCTTGAAGGAAAAAGCAAAAATGAAGCAATTTCGCATAGTGTCTGGCTGAATTTTACGCCTATTTTGATCACGTCAGTAACGACCGCTCTTGGCTTCCTGATGATGAACATGTCTGACTCTCCAGTATTAAGAGATTTCGGTAACCTTGCGGCTTTAGGTGTGATGATTGCGTGCGTGCTTTCAGTAACGCTTCTTCCTGCTCTCTTAAAAGTGCTGCCAATTAAAGTTAAACCACAAGAAGAAGGCAAAACGAGCTGCATGGATCGTTTTGGTAGCTTCGTTGTAAACCAAAGAAAAATCCTACTTCCACTATCTGTCGTAGTGATTGTTGTTTCTGCTGTATTGATTCCTCAAAACGAAATCAACGATGAATCCGTGAAGTATTTCGACCATACCAGTGAGTTTCGCCAAGCGGCAGATTTCATGGAAGCGAATGTTTCGGGTATGACGAACATAAACATCGCGATTAAAACCGGAGAATCTCAAGGGATCGCAGCTCCAGCCTTCTTAGAAACGTTAGGAAGCTTCACCGATTGGCTTCGTGCTCAGCCAGAAACCGATCATGTTGCTTCTCTTGCTGATGTTTACAAGCGATTGAATAAAAACATGCATGGTGACGATGCGTTCTATTACACGCTTCCTCAGGACAGAGAACTGGCGGCTCAGTATTTGTTGATGTATGAAATGTCGTTGCCTTATGGCTTAGATCTCAACAACCAAGTCAATGTGGACAAATCTTCAGTGAAGTTGGTTCTTACTACTCAGAACCTTGGGAGCAAAGAGCTGGTTGATATCGAAAACCGTATCTACAACTGGTTCGCAACGAATGCACCACAATATGAAATTTCCGCCTCTAGCCCAACCTTAATGTTTGCCCATATTGGGGAAACGAACATGGCAAGCATGCTGGCAACGCTTCCAATCACTTTGATTCTGATTTCTGCACTGATGATATTCGCACTCCGTTCAGTTCGATTAGGGGTGATCAGCATCGTGCCTAATATGGCACCAGCAGTTATTGGATTTGGAATGTGGGCGCTGTATTCAGGCGAGATCAATTTAGGCTTGTCTGTTGTGGTTACTTTAACGTTGGGAATTGTTGTGGATGATGCGGTTCATTTCCTTAGCAAGTATCAGCGTGCCCGTAAGGAAGGTAAGGACGCTGAGCAAGCGGTTCGATATGCGTTTAACACCGTTGGAAGAGCGTTAGGTATTACTACTGTCGTTTTGGTTGTTGGATTTTCAATTTTGGCAATGTCGAGTTTCCGTCTGAACTCTGATATGGGGCAGTTGAGTGCACTTGTCATATTCCTAGCGTTGGTTGTCGATTTCTTATTCTTGCCGACACTTTTGATGCTGTTTGATAAAGACAAAGTGGAAGAAGAAAAAACCGAACGCACTGTTTCTTTGAACAAACCTGGAACTGTTTCTCAATAA
- a CDS encoding outer membrane lipoprotein-sorting protein — translation MKFKYTSVLLASVLFSGQVFADSAKGLEIASERKARDTGWQDSIATMSMVLQNAQGESSSRLMRLKSLEIDGDGDKGLTIFDEPRDVKGTAFLNHSHATEPDDQWLYLPALKRVKRISSRNKSGPFMGSEFAYEDLSSFEIEKYQFSYIQDDVVEGESVFLLEQIPTDKNSGYTKQLVWLDQMHYRPLKVEFYDRKRSLLKTLTFSDYRVYEDKYWRAHTMKMVNHQSGKSTVLSTEELAFKNGLSDSDFSKNTLKRVR, via the coding sequence ATGAAATTTAAATATACCTCTGTTTTACTGGCTAGTGTTTTGTTCTCTGGGCAGGTCTTTGCTGATAGTGCCAAAGGGCTTGAAATTGCGAGTGAAAGAAAAGCGAGAGATACAGGCTGGCAAGATTCAATCGCGACCATGAGCATGGTATTACAAAATGCACAAGGTGAAAGCAGCTCAAGACTAATGCGATTGAAATCTTTAGAAATCGATGGGGATGGTGACAAAGGGTTAACGATTTTTGACGAACCCCGCGATGTAAAAGGAACGGCGTTTCTTAACCACTCACACGCAACTGAACCGGATGACCAATGGCTTTACCTCCCTGCGTTAAAACGAGTGAAGCGTATATCTTCGCGTAACAAATCTGGTCCTTTTATGGGCAGTGAGTTTGCTTATGAAGACCTAAGTTCGTTTGAAATAGAAAAGTATCAATTTAGCTATATTCAAGATGATGTCGTAGAAGGAGAATCTGTATTCCTACTTGAGCAAATCCCGACGGATAAAAACTCGGGCTACACCAAGCAGCTTGTCTGGCTTGATCAAATGCATTACCGCCCATTGAAAGTCGAGTTTTACGATAGAAAACGCTCATTATTAAAAACACTGACGTTTTCAGACTATCGCGTATACGAGGATAAGTACTGGCGTGCTCACACAATGAAAATGGTGAACCACCAATCAGGGAAAAGTACGGTTCTAAGCACCGAAGAACTCGCTTTCAAAAATGGGTTAAGCGACAGTGATTTTAGCAAAAATACGCTGAAACGAGTGCGATAG
- a CDS encoding YciI family protein has product MWYVIFSQDVENSLEKRLSVRERHLARLQTLQDEGRLLTAGPMPAVDSNEPGAAGFTGSTVIAEFDSLEDAKSWADADPYIEAGVYENVIVKPFKKVF; this is encoded by the coding sequence ATGTGGTACGTGATTTTTTCTCAGGATGTTGAGAATTCACTAGAAAAACGCCTAAGTGTTCGTGAGCGACACCTTGCTCGATTGCAAACACTCCAAGATGAAGGTCGTTTACTTACAGCAGGACCAATGCCAGCAGTAGACAGTAACGAACCTGGTGCAGCGGGCTTCACAGGTTCAACCGTAATTGCAGAATTTGATTCTCTAGAAGATGCAAAAAGCTGGGCAGACGCAGACCCATATATAGAAGCTGGTGTATACGAAAACGTCATCGTAAAGCCTTTCAAGAAAGTGTTCTAA
- a CDS encoding GspS/AspS pilotin family protein produces the protein MSKYSLAKVIGTTLLSVGLLAGCASSDSKQKQIELIAQHRASVLSAGLPTEVGALNIMKARAKSGVVELLMIYNQDQGKIAPQELMHNAIKYYCSSNEVKAALEQGVRYRLMLRNTRGQLIVDQVVAIERCDKK, from the coding sequence ATGTCGAAATATTCTTTAGCCAAAGTGATTGGCACCACATTGCTGTCTGTTGGGCTACTTGCAGGGTGTGCTTCTTCTGACAGCAAGCAAAAGCAAATAGAGCTTATTGCGCAGCATAGAGCAAGCGTTCTTTCTGCTGGTCTGCCAACTGAAGTTGGTGCACTCAATATCATGAAAGCAAGAGCCAAGTCTGGCGTGGTTGAACTGCTCATGATTTACAATCAAGATCAGGGAAAAATTGCTCCACAGGAGCTTATGCATAACGCCATCAAATACTACTGTTCAAGTAATGAAGTGAAAGCTGCCTTAGAACAAGGCGTGCGCTATCGCTTAATGTTGCGAAATACTCGCGGGCAGTTAATCGTCGATCAGGTAGTTGCTATTGAGCGCTGCGACAAAAAATAG
- a CDS encoding TetR/AcrR family transcriptional regulator has product MFGFGCSKDSKYAKQKCSLSMTKKQQAIANREMELIELAQELVKEQGFANFTMDKLTSRSPYSKGTIYNHFCSKEDVVLALCIHSLKKEAMMFGRSMAYEGTTREKVMAMHTAYRIYVRLEPVLSDCVITSKTPWVLEKASPERVKELNDLEEQVIDQADKLVQQAVEVGDLKYSPGLSSDAIVFANWSVAFGSNALAKNSTNSYCINRLQDPFSVLQNSNIVLDGLQWKPLSTEWDYRKTCQKVEQEIFAEEIAYLESVGR; this is encoded by the coding sequence ATGTTTGGATTTGGTTGTAGCAAAGACAGTAAGTACGCAAAGCAAAAGTGTTCTTTATCGATGACTAAGAAGCAGCAAGCTATTGCAAACAGAGAAATGGAACTGATTGAGCTAGCTCAAGAGTTAGTGAAAGAGCAAGGTTTTGCCAATTTCACTATGGATAAGCTAACGTCTCGCAGCCCATACTCTAAAGGTACTATCTATAACCACTTTTGCAGTAAAGAAGACGTTGTACTTGCACTTTGTATTCATTCTTTGAAAAAAGAAGCCATGATGTTCGGACGTTCAATGGCTTACGAAGGTACAACACGCGAAAAAGTTATGGCAATGCATACCGCGTATAGAATTTATGTACGGTTAGAGCCTGTTTTATCTGATTGCGTGATAACGTCGAAAACGCCTTGGGTTTTGGAGAAAGCTTCTCCTGAAAGAGTAAAAGAGTTGAATGACTTAGAAGAACAAGTCATTGATCAAGCAGATAAGTTGGTGCAACAAGCGGTTGAAGTTGGGGATTTAAAGTACAGCCCAGGTCTAAGCTCCGATGCCATCGTATTTGCAAATTGGTCTGTTGCGTTTGGCTCAAACGCACTCGCTAAAAACTCGACAAACAGCTACTGTATAAATCGCTTGCAAGACCCTTTCTCAGTGTTACAAAACTCCAATATTGTTTTGGATGGGCTTCAATGGAAGCCGTTGTCTACTGAATGGGATTATCGCAAGACCTGTCAAAAGGTTGAGCAAGAGATATTTGCTGAAGAAATTGCTTACCTAGAGTCTGTAGGGCGCTAA
- the yciA gene encoding acyl-CoA thioester hydrolase YciA, translating into MSTPKGQLLTRTLAMPGDCNANGDIFGGWIMSQLDLAGGILAKEISGGRIVTVSVSSITFKKPVKVGDVVCCYGECTKIGRTSMSIELEVWVKPVKEDGVKDRFQVCEATFNYVAIDSDGKPRPIPTN; encoded by the coding sequence ATGAGCACACCAAAAGGGCAACTCCTTACTCGAACTTTGGCAATGCCAGGTGACTGCAATGCCAATGGCGACATTTTTGGCGGCTGGATTATGTCTCAGCTGGATTTGGCCGGCGGGATTTTAGCTAAAGAAATTTCAGGAGGACGAATTGTTACGGTCTCCGTCTCCAGCATTACGTTCAAAAAACCAGTCAAGGTAGGCGATGTGGTGTGCTGTTATGGGGAATGTACCAAAATCGGGCGCACCTCAATGAGCATTGAACTGGAGGTATGGGTAAAACCCGTCAAAGAAGACGGTGTTAAAGACCGATTTCAAGTTTGTGAGGCGACGTTCAATTATGTAGCCATCGACAGTGATGGAAAACCGCGCCCAATCCCAACGAACTAA
- a CDS encoding ABC transporter permease, giving the protein MLRLLYFLMIAVCIAPTIPGFVGVVLSSINYIPPLGYTQPSINGFNAVFAWSGVWESISLTVFTTLVSTFLACILTFFILQACWRSTFWQKVELTLSPLLALPHVAFAIGFSFLFAPTGMIVRALHPILDMMPIFGDTVWDFNIVHNQVGWGLIAVLTLKEIPFLLLMSIPILQQLKINQTTQVAHSLGYNDAQMWWKCIFPQWLPKLRFPLLAVLAYGASVVDLALIVGPTNPPTFAVLVWQWFNDPDLSLLPRAAAGAVILFFVCALLIAVLRGVETLSVKKCRAWQVGGRFGIKMPGKTLFLATTLIAFLTLPLMVIWSFAQRWRFPDLFPTRLSERFWSNEWQGIIPTVLDSLSIAIISSTIALILALVGHEYRIRHRVHVPGFIIAIPMLVPQLSILFGLQITTLLFSSDAYYFWVCWAHVFFAFPYVFLSLDGPWRSYDNRLTQAALSLGKSPFRAWWSVKAHILFPAIIYAWAVGISVSLAQYLPTLMLGAGRIATITTEAVALTSGHDRRVTAIYALWQALLPLIFFTFAMLTNQLQNRRLRRTQSVRTESLHDASAKKPRHP; this is encoded by the coding sequence ATGTTAAGACTCCTATATTTTTTGATGATCGCTGTATGTATCGCCCCAACAATCCCCGGATTTGTAGGTGTGGTTCTGTCATCGATAAATTACATTCCGCCGCTTGGCTATACCCAACCATCAATAAACGGTTTTAACGCCGTATTTGCTTGGAGCGGAGTATGGGAGTCTATCTCTCTAACGGTTTTCACAACATTAGTGAGTACGTTTTTAGCGTGCATACTAACGTTTTTCATTCTGCAAGCGTGTTGGCGCTCTACTTTTTGGCAGAAGGTAGAACTCACTCTTTCTCCCCTACTCGCCTTGCCCCATGTTGCCTTCGCTATCGGCTTTTCATTTCTGTTTGCTCCAACGGGAATGATAGTAAGGGCGCTGCACCCTATTCTGGACATGATGCCCATTTTTGGCGATACCGTTTGGGACTTTAATATTGTTCACAATCAAGTAGGTTGGGGATTAATCGCAGTACTGACTCTAAAAGAAATTCCTTTTTTGCTGCTCATGAGCATTCCTATTTTACAGCAGCTAAAAATCAACCAAACCACGCAAGTCGCGCATAGCCTTGGATATAACGATGCACAAATGTGGTGGAAATGCATTTTCCCCCAATGGCTGCCTAAACTCCGGTTTCCTTTGCTCGCCGTATTGGCATACGGTGCCTCAGTCGTTGATTTAGCTTTAATTGTAGGACCAACTAACCCACCAACGTTTGCGGTTTTGGTTTGGCAATGGTTTAACGATCCCGATCTTTCTTTGCTTCCTCGCGCAGCAGCAGGAGCCGTTATTTTATTCTTCGTCTGCGCTTTATTAATCGCTGTCTTACGTGGCGTGGAGACACTTTCAGTTAAAAAATGCCGAGCTTGGCAGGTTGGTGGTCGATTCGGCATCAAAATGCCCGGTAAAACATTGTTCTTGGCCACAACGTTAATTGCATTTCTCACGTTGCCTTTAATGGTCATTTGGAGTTTTGCCCAGCGCTGGCGTTTTCCCGACTTGTTCCCAACACGATTAAGTGAACGTTTTTGGTCAAACGAATGGCAAGGCATTATTCCAACGGTGCTTGATAGCCTGTCGATAGCCATTATTTCATCGACCATTGCCCTTATTCTCGCTTTGGTCGGTCACGAGTACCGTATTCGACATCGCGTGCATGTTCCGGGGTTCATTATTGCGATTCCGATGTTAGTGCCTCAGCTCTCTATATTATTTGGGCTCCAGATTACTACGCTGCTTTTTTCATCGGACGCATATTATTTCTGGGTTTGTTGGGCGCATGTATTCTTCGCATTCCCATACGTATTTCTGTCGTTAGACGGTCCTTGGCGCAGCTACGACAATCGCTTAACCCAAGCCGCGCTCAGCTTGGGGAAATCCCCGTTCCGAGCATGGTGGTCGGTTAAAGCGCACATTCTCTTCCCTGCCATCATTTATGCTTGGGCTGTGGGTATTAGCGTGAGCTTGGCTCAATACCTACCTACGCTAATGCTTGGTGCAGGAAGGATCGCGACCATAACAACAGAAGCCGTCGCATTAACCAGTGGGCACGACAGACGAGTCACTGCTATTTATGCTCTTTGGCAGGCACTTTTACCACTGATATTCTTCACCTTTGCGATGCTCACCAATCAGTTACAAAACAGACGTTTACGTCGTACACAATCAGTAAGGACAGAAAGCCTTCATGACGCTTCAGCTAAAAAACCTCGTCATCCATGA
- a CDS encoding ABC transporter substrate-binding protein, protein MKKLISSLCIALLSLPAAATEQWKDIELKARGQTVFFHAWGGSQQINNYLRWADKELQRRYGVELKHVKVTDIAETSSRLLAEKTAGKNSDGSVDMVWINGENFKSMKTNELLHGPFVEGLPSWQYVDKSLPVDSDFSEPTLGLEAPWGVGQLVFIHDSKKLNNPPATFTELLSYAQAYPNRISYPKPPQFHGTSFLKALLIELTNNDSRLMKPVSDAEFAQITQPLWAYLDKLHPNSWKQGKQFPSGSQQTMQLLDDSQLDLAITFNPNAVFSAQADGTLSESTKAYAMDSGALSNIHFLAIPWNARAKEGAKVAINFLLSPEAQSRKGDLEIWGDPAVLESKHLTGSAKNTKLFKSVAEPHPSWQIALEQEWLKRYGQ, encoded by the coding sequence ATGAAAAAGCTCATTTCTTCATTGTGTATTGCATTGCTTTCACTGCCAGCAGCGGCAACCGAGCAATGGAAAGACATTGAATTAAAAGCCCGAGGTCAAACCGTATTTTTCCATGCTTGGGGTGGCAGCCAACAAATCAACAACTACCTACGCTGGGCCGACAAGGAATTGCAGCGCCGCTACGGTGTTGAACTGAAACACGTAAAAGTCACTGATATTGCAGAAACCAGCTCTCGTCTATTAGCCGAGAAAACGGCTGGAAAAAATAGTGACGGCAGCGTTGATATGGTTTGGATTAACGGTGAAAACTTCAAGTCGATGAAAACCAATGAGCTGTTACATGGTCCATTTGTGGAAGGGTTACCTAGTTGGCAATATGTCGATAAGTCGTTACCGGTCGATAGCGATTTCTCAGAGCCAACTCTTGGGCTAGAAGCACCATGGGGCGTTGGACAACTTGTTTTCATCCACGACTCTAAAAAGTTGAATAACCCACCAGCAACATTTACTGAACTATTAAGTTATGCGCAAGCTTACCCTAATCGTATTAGTTACCCTAAGCCACCGCAATTTCACGGTACAAGCTTTTTAAAAGCGCTGCTTATCGAGCTAACAAATAACGACTCTCGCCTGATGAAGCCTGTGTCTGACGCCGAATTTGCGCAGATAACTCAACCACTTTGGGCTTACTTAGACAAACTACACCCAAATAGCTGGAAACAAGGCAAGCAATTCCCATCGGGTTCACAGCAAACGATGCAGCTATTGGATGACAGCCAGTTGGATTTAGCCATTACATTCAACCCTAACGCTGTCTTTTCTGCTCAGGCAGATGGGACGTTATCGGAAAGCACCAAAGCTTATGCAATGGACTCTGGCGCACTATCGAATATCCATTTCCTAGCCATTCCGTGGAACGCGCGTGCGAAAGAAGGGGCAAAAGTTGCCATCAACTTTTTGCTTAGCCCAGAAGCACAATCTCGCAAAGGCGACTTGGAAATATGGGGCGACCCAGCTGTACTGGAATCTAAGCATTTAACAGGCAGTGCAAAGAACACTAAATTGTTTAAATCCGTTGCCGAGCCACACCCAAGCTGGCAGATCGCGTTAGAGCAAGAATGGCTTAAGCGCTACGGTCAATAA
- a CDS encoding septation protein A, producing MKQLIEFIPLIIFFVLYKIYDIYVATGALIVATAIQIVLTFIVYKKFGKMQLITFVMVAVFGGMTLFLQDESFIKWKVTIVYLVFAIGLFVTQLMGKPLIKGMLAKEISLPDSVWSKINYAWIGFFSFCAALNVYVAFTMSLDIWVNFKVFGLLAATFGFMILTGIYIYMQIPKDQ from the coding sequence ATGAAGCAACTGATAGAATTTATTCCTCTCATTATTTTCTTCGTGCTTTACAAGATATACGACATCTATGTAGCAACTGGCGCGCTTATTGTCGCGACTGCCATTCAAATTGTGTTGACCTTCATCGTCTATAAAAAATTTGGGAAAATGCAGTTGATCACATTTGTTATGGTTGCGGTATTTGGTGGTATGACGTTGTTTCTGCAAGATGAAAGTTTCATCAAATGGAAAGTCACTATTGTCTATTTGGTGTTTGCGATTGGGTTGTTTGTCACTCAACTAATGGGTAAACCTCTTATTAAAGGTATGCTAGCCAAAGAAATCAGCCTACCTGATTCTGTATGGAGCAAAATCAATTACGCTTGGATTGGTTTTTTCTCATTTTGTGCCGCTTTAAATGTATATGTTGCCTTTACAATGTCTTTAGATATTTGGGTAAACTTTAAAGTATTCGGCTTACTAGCAGCCACCTTTGGCTTTATGATCCTTACCGGTATCTACATCTATATGCAGATACCTAAAGACCAGTAG